The following are encoded in a window of Syngnathoides biaculeatus isolate LvHL_M chromosome 3, ASM1980259v1, whole genome shotgun sequence genomic DNA:
- the LOC133497674 gene encoding dead end protein 1-like — MEASDVQVPNAERVRARDAWLARTNTRIDQVNGQRKYGGPPEGWEGPAPGPNCEVFIRNIPRDLYEDRLIPLFRSAGPLWEFRLMMNFSGQNRGFAYAKYGSPQVAADAIRQLHGVTLEPDFRVAVCRSVEKRRLRVTFSQAVSGEGEFFQMIAGIAEGVESLSLNSGCGRNDASAVVVFSSHHAASMAKKVLAEEFMRRFALRISVMWMPPFRTSKRFWPRLPAPPHECSRHSAGTPPAVVLPSSSPSFGRAAGRSADPEATPRGNPPALTVLHQICVAIGVGFPHFEFFVGRPRPDGFLDLTYRVSLPGVGAFSGLLIVPEPASAATLEVVQEAAAHRALRFLEALNLLRRSA; from the exons GTCCCGAACGCCGAGCGCGTGCGGGCGCGCGACGCGTGGCTGGCCCGGACCAACACCAGGATCGATCAAGTTAACGGACAGAGGAAGTACGGAGGCCCGCCGGAAG GGTGGGAAGGCCCAGCGCCGGGACCCAATTGCGAGGTCTTCATCCGGAACATCCCGCGGGACCTCTACGAGGACAGGCTGATTCCCCTTTTTCGATCCGCGGGGCCGCTGTGGGAATTCCGACTCATGATGAATTTCAGCGGGCAGAACCGGGGCTTCGCCTACGCCAAGTACGGCAGCCCGCAGGTCGCCGCCGACGCGATACGCCAGCTCCACGGCGTCACGCTCGAGCCCGACTTCCGCGTCGCCGTCTGCCGCAGCGTGGAGAAGAGGCGCCTCCGCGTCACTTTTTCGCAAGCCGTTAGCGGCGAGGGAGAATTTTTTCAG ATGATCGCTGGGATCGCAGAAGGGGTTGAGAGCCTTTCTCTCAACTCGGGATGCGGGAGAAACGACGCATCGGCGGTCGTCGTGTTCTCATCCCACCACGCTGCGTCGATGGCCAAGAAGGTCCTGGCGGAAG AATTTATGCGACGCTTCGCCCTTCGCATCTCGGTCATGTGGATGCCCCCGTTCCGGACCTCAAAGCGGTTCTGGCCTCGCTTGCCGGCTCCTCCCCACGAGTGTTCCCGCCACAGCGCCGGCACCCCGCCGGCGGTCGTCCTGCCTTCTTCGAGTCCGTCCTTTGGCAGAGCCGCGGGAAGAAGCGCTGACCCCGAGGCGACCCCCCGCGGGAACCCGCCCGCACTGACGGTCCTGCACCAGATTTGCGTGGCGATCGGCGTCGGGTTTCCCCATTTTGAGTTCTTCGTCGGCCGACCCCGACCTGACGGATTCCTCGACCTGACCTACAGGGTGAGTCTCCCCGGGGTGGGTGCCTTCTCGGGGCTGCTGATCGTGCCGGAACCCGCTTCCGCCGCCACGCTGGAGGTCGTTCAAGAGGCCGCGGCTCATCGGGCCTTGCGGTTTCTGGAGGCCCTGAACCTCTTGCGCCGCTCGGCCTGA